The following proteins come from a genomic window of Megalops cyprinoides isolate fMegCyp1 chromosome 6, fMegCyp1.pri, whole genome shotgun sequence:
- the ppp4r2b gene encoding serine/threonine-protein phosphatase 4 regulatory subunit 2-B yields MEIDTLLEALKDFEKKGKKEVCPVLDQFLCHVAKTGETMIQWSQFKSYFLFKLEKVMDDFRASAPEQRGPANPNVECIPFEEMKERILKIVNGYNGIPFTIQRLCELLTEPKRNYSGTDKFLRGVEKNVMVVSCVYPTSEKNGSTTVNRMNGVMFPGNSSAYSDRNVNGPGTPRPLNRPKLSLSSSLATNGLPDSTENKAAVTEPGDGNPLSDSSVSEGDSTLGSPLKNKHPEDEDAMEAEQHEVKRLKFDRDDEEEDDDEEEEGGKEAACPSLAESSSEMAEEAESSSSVQEEEEKKSEAASTLACEDQEPSSTQMEPSSGDSGEERAEGEVSSGSAERQEEATEMDQSQQQAVAGSGVSPEVQEGDENTDPVSSSSSSSEDSAANEASDEPVSGSSSSTPESAAEGATENGTHAADTCDEPMEQD; encoded by the exons ATGGAAATCGACACACTTCTGGAGGCTTTGAAAG ATTTCgagaagaaagggaagaaggaAGTGTGTCCCGTTTTGGACCAGTTTTTGTGCCATGTCGCCAAGACCGGGGAGACGAT GATACAGTGGTCACAGTTCAAAAGCTATTTCCTCTTCAAACTGGAGAAAGTGATGGACGATTTTCGAGCCTCAGCCCCAGAACAGCGTGGCCCAGCCAACCCCAACGTGGAGTGCATTCCTTTTGAGGAGATGAAGGAGAGGATACTGAAAATAGTAAATGGTTACAATGG GATCCCTTTCACCATCCAGCGCCTCTGTGAGTTGCTTACGGAGCCCAAGAGAAACTACTCAGGAACAGACAAGTTCCTGCGGGGGGTGGAGAAG AACGTAATGGTGGTCAGCTGTGTTTACCCCACCTCTGA gAAAAATGGGTCCACCACTGTGAACAGGATGAATGGAGTTATGTTTCCTGGGAACTCATCGGCTTATTCAGACAG GAACGTGAATGGGCCGGGGACTCCAAGGCCACTCAACCGACCAAAGCTCTCCCTGTCCAGCTCGCTGGCAACCAACGGCCTTCCTGACAGTACAGAAAACAAGGCGGCAGTCACAGAGCCGGGTGATGGCAACCCTCTCAG CGATTCATCCGTATCAGAAGGAGACAGCACCCTGGGAAGTCCTCTGAAGAACAAGCACCCAGAGGACGAGGATGCCATGGAGGCGGAACAGCATGAAGTCAAGAGGCTCAAGTTCGACCGAGACGATGAGGAAGAGGACgacgatgaggaggaggaaggcggGAAGGAGGCTGCTTGTCCCTCTTTAGCTGAAAGCTCGTCAGAAATGGCAGAGGAGGCGGAGTCTTCCTCCAGTGtccaggaagaggaggagaaaaagagtgaaGCTGCCAGTACTCTGGCTTGTGAAGACCAGG AGCCCTCGAGCACACAGATGGAGCCCTCATCAGGGGACAGCGGGGAGGAGAGGGCCGAGGGGGAGGTGTCGTCCGGCTCCGCAGAGAGACAAGAGGAAGCCACCGAAATGGACCAGTCCCAACAGCAAGCTGTGGCTGGCAGCGGCGTGAGCCCGGAGGTCCAGGAAGGGGATGAGAATACTGACCcggtcagcagcagcagcagcagcagcgaggACAGCGCAGCCAATGAGGCGAGCGACGAGCCCGTCTCCGGCTCCTCCAGCAGTACGCCCGAGTCGGCAGCAGAGGGCGCTACCGAGAACGGCACGCACGCTGCAGACACGTGTGACGAGCCCATGGAGCAAGACTAA